TGCGCGCGGCGGTTTCGCCATGCGGATGCACCGTCTCCGGGCCAATGGGCTGGCGCAGCAGATCAAGCTCTGCCACCAGCTCTTCCAGCACGGTTTCGAACCTGTCCCGCGCAGCCGCAAAAGCCTGTGCCCGCGCGCCATCGGCCCCGATGATCAAATCGATCGGGCCATGTTGCAGATGCAGGCGGTCGCCCAATATCTGTGCCACAGGCCCCATCAGCCCTTATCCGCCTTGGTCCAGTGATAATGTTGCGCAGCCAAAGGATCATGGCCTTGCGTGCCCCGTTGTACCCGCCGTGCGGATGCTGTTTCAATCTGAGCCACGGTTTTCACCTGATCCACATATCCGCCCAATGCCGCGTAATCGCTGGCCCTTAGGGTGAATTCAATCGGGGCGACCAGCGCAGGCGTCGGCACATAGCCAAAAGACATTTCAGGCATATCCAGCACATCCACCATCACCGTAATCCCGCCGCCCGGCCAGACATAGGGTTTCGCCCCACCACAGGACACATGGGTCAGCGCATCCTTGACCGAACGTGTCAGGCGCACCGGGTTTTCCGTAACCCCGGCCCGCAGGCTGCCACCCGCACCGCCCATAAACAGCACGGAACAAACCGAGGGTTCGCAGTTTTCTGCAATCAGATCAGTGGATTTGCGTAAAGCGGTGGGCAGGTCGTGCGGTTGCGGCTCTAGGGCCTCGTCAAGTTCGTAATAGGCGAACTGTTCACCTGTGGTAGAGACCATCAGCAAACGCATACCAGCGCGGGCAACCTTGGGGTTGAACGGGCCAAGGATGGTCAGAGGATCGTCAATATCGGTACCACCCCAGCCGGTGCCGGGTTCAGCGACCTGAAAATATCGTCCGGGGGTCGAACGGCGGCCTTTGATCTTGATACCCGTGGCGGGCAGGTCCAGCTGCTTGCCCGCCTCATGTTCAGACAGAACGCCAGTGATGTGGTCATCCACCACCACCACATCATCCACAAGACCCAGCCATTGCTTTGCAAACATCCCGATGGTGGCAGATCCACAGCCCACTCGCATCAGACGTTCCGTATCCCCATTAATGACAGGGGCTTGTCCGGCCTGCACGATCACTTCGGTGGCGTGATCCCCGTCACCAATGCTCAGCGTCACGGCCTCGCGGTTGCATAGGGCCAAAAGTGCGGCACAGGTGGCGCGGCCTTCCTTCTTTGAGCCGCCGGTCAGATGTTCCACCCCGCCCAGCGACAACATTTTGGAACCGTATTCAGAAGTCATCACATGGCCGATCGCCTCGCCCTGTGCATAGACGATATCGCGTTCATCACCGATATGGCGGTCGGTATCGATTTTCACTTTCACGCCACAATAGCTGAAGATTCCTTCGGTCACGACTGTCACCATATCGACGCCGTCAATATCCTGACTGACAATGAAAGGTGCCGGTTTGTAATCAGGATAGGTAGTGCCGGCACCCACCGCGGTGACAAAAGGACGGTTGCCTTTCACGATGTCCCCGTCCCATTCCGCGCCGTCTTTCATAAAGGGCACCAGCGGCGCATCCGCCGTTTCAACAATGGTCAGCGGGTCCAGCCGCACCAATTCACCCGCGTGATTGGCATAGCGGTCACAGGCACCGGATTTGCCATCCGCGATGAAACACAAAACCGGGCAGGCGTCACAGCGGATCTTTTCAGGCTTGGTTCTTTCGGGTCTGCTCATGATTGCACCCTCTTGATCGCGGCACGAACGATGGCCGGTGTTGCAGGCACCTGTGTGATCCGCGCGCCAGTCGCCGCATAGATTGCGTTCAGGATCGCGGGTGCGGTCGGGATCAACACATGTTCGCCCAGTCCCTTGGCCCCGTACGGCCCATGCGCGTCAGGTTCTTCGATGATGATCGTCTCGACAGGAGGCATATCGCCGATGGTCGGGATCAAATAATCATGCAGGTTCTCCGTGCGCCCGGGCAGATATTCCTCCATCAGGGCCATGCCCAACCCCTGGGCTATGCCACCCTGCACCTGCCCCTCAACCAGCAGCGGGTTGATCGCCTGACCAACATCATGGGACGCGACAAACTTCAACGGTTTGACGGTGCCGAGCTTCATGTCCACCTCGACCACGACCAAATGCGCCGCATATCCAAACTGCGCATAGGGCGCGCCCTGCCCATTTGCGTCCAGCGGTTTGGTCGGCGGGTCATAGGTTTCGATGGCGCAAAAGGCAAAGCCCTCTGCGTCGGTTTCCAATGTGGCGAGGTCCAGCCGGTGGGTTTTGCCGCCATCCAACGCCACAGCCAGCCCCTCAGAAAACGAAAGCACCGCCCCCTCTGACACATTCATCCGTTTCAGCACCAAAGCCCGCAGCGCCAGTCCCGACAGCCGCGCCGCAGCCCCCGAAACATAGGTTTGCCGTGAGGCGGAGGTTTTGCCAGCATCCGGTGTGACATCCGTATCCGGGCCGACGAGCTGAACCGATATGGTCGGCACGCCAAGGGCCGTGGCAAAGATCTGCGCGATGACGGTATTGGCCCCCTGCCCGATGTCCATTGCACCCTGATGCAGCACCACCCTGCCTTCCGGTGTGATGCCCGATTTGATGGTCGATGGGTTGGGCAAGGAGGTATTGCCACAGCCATACCAGCCCGCCGCGACTCCGACACCGCGCTTGTAGGTCTCTGAGGTTGCGTTAAATCTCTCGGCGGCTCCCCGTTCGGCAGACCAAGCTGTCCGCAGGCTTTCCAGACATTTGCCAATGCCGACCCCTTGTGAAAACACCTGCCCACAGACTGTGGGCACATGGTTTTCCAGCGCATTCAGAATGCGAAATTCCAGCGGGTCCATGCCCAGCTTTTCAGCCAGAACATCAAACAGGCTTTCCTGTGCAATCGCGGATTGCGGCACGCCAAAACCACGAAAGGCACCGGCAGGCGGGTTATGGGTATGAATCCCTTTGGATTCAGCGCGGTAATCGGTGATCCGATAAGGGCCAGAGGCATGCACTGGCACCCGGTTGGCCACCGTCGGGCCCCAGCTGGCATAAGCACCCGTGTCAAATTCACCATAGAAATCAAAGCCGCAAACCTTGCCCGATCTATCTGCTCCGATCCGCAATTGAATGTCTGAGGGATGCCGTTTTGTGCTGCTTTGCATCGATTCCCGGCGGCTATAGGTCAGGCGCACAGGCTTACCCGTCTTCATTGTGGCCAGGGCGAGATAGGGCTGCACAGAGAGGTCAAGTTTGGAGCCAAAGCCGCCGCCGATCCCCGTGGGCACAATGCGGATCTTGCTGGCGTCCAGCCCCAGAATGATCTCCAGACTGTCGCGGTCCATCACCGGTGCCTGCGTGCCTGCGTAAATCTCCACGCGGTCGCCAACCATCTGCGCGAACCCCGCTTCGGGTTCGATATAGCCATGTTCAACAAAACCACTGTTGAAATGGCCCTCCACTACCACCTCCGCACGCGCCAGCGCGGCTTTGGCATCGCCGCATTGCACAAATCCACCACACATGACGTTGCCGGTGCGGTCCTCATGCAGGGTGGCTGCCGCTGAGCCCTGCGCTGTCTGAATATCCGTCGCGGCGGGCAGTTCGGACCATGTGACGGGGAAATCGTCCGGCGCAAGCGCCTTGATTGCGGCGGGGGTGCCCACCACGGCGGCCACCGCTTCACCACGAAAGCGGGTTTCGGTTTCAGCAAAGACCGGCTGGTCGACAAACTGCGGAATAACGCCAAAGACATTGCGTCCCGGCACGTCGGCTGCGGTCAGGACCGCCTCAACCCCGTCGGTCGCGGCGGCCCATGCCGCAAGGTCGCCAAACCGGAAACCGGCCCGCGCAAAGGGCGAGCGGATCACCAGAATTTCAAGCGTGCCAACCGGCGCGACATCATCGCTGAACCGTTCAACCCCCGCAACCTTATCCGCCCCGTCCAGACGGCGGATGCTGTCGCCCACGACACCTCCATCATCTTTCAAAACCGCCGGACGCCCCATCACCGCATCAATGATCTTGCGATACCCCGTGCAGCGGCAAAGCACCCCGCCAAGCGCATCTTTCACAGCCTGTTCTGATGGCGTCGGATCCTCGCGCAGCAAAGCAACCGCAGCAACCATCATCCCCGGCGTGCAAATCCCGCATTGGGCCGCACCGTGATCCTGAAACCGCTCTCCCAGCATCTGCGCAACCGGATCACTGACGTGCAATCCAGCAAGGGTTTCAACAGCTTGCCCCGATACCTGTTGCGTTGGCGTCAGACAGGCGCAGATCGGCTGCCCGTCCAGCAATACAGTACAGGCCCCACAGTCCCCCGCATTACAGCCGATTTTCACATCCCGGCCATCAAGGGTTTCACGCAGGGTTTCTGACAAACGCGCCCCGGTCGCAGGCTGCGTGGTGACGGCCTTGCCATTCAACGAAAAGGAAACATCATTCATCTCGCCGCCCCTTTCACCGCGCGTTGGCACAGTTCCGCCACCGCATCCAGACGATAGGCCGCTGATCCGCGTACATCATCAATTGGGGTCAGATCCGCCAAATGATCTGCCGTGACCGAAATCTCCTCCGGGCGCTTGCCGATACAGGAAACCTCAAGCCGTCGTAACCGCTGCGCCACCGGCGAACAGGCCCCGACCGCGATCCGCGCAAATGTGATCCGCCCACCAGCGTCTTTGAAAACAAGCGCTGCAACCATCGCGATGGAGATCACCAGATAGGTCCGGCTGCCGAGTTTCTCAAAACTGGAACCGGCGTTTTCAGGCGGTGTAGGCACCATGATCGCGGTCATGATTTCATCCGGTTGCAACGCGGTTTGCCGGACCCCAAGGATAAACGCATCAAGGGGAAGCCGCCGGATACCGCGCGCCGCACTGGCCACCTCGACCGAGGCATCAAGCGTCAACAAAGGGGGCACGCCATCCGCAGCAGGCGAAGCGTTACACAGGTTGCCTGCAACCGTCGCACTGTTCTGAATCTGGACACTGCCCACCTGTCGCGCAGCCTGTTTCAACCCATCAAAGGCGGCGGGTAGATCCGCGTCGATCACGTCACGCCAACGCGCCGCCGCACCAATACGTATGCCGCTTTCTGACAGGGTGATCCCGGCCAGCTCGCGCACAGCGGTCAGATCCAACAGGTTCTGGAACCGCTGCCCTTGCTGGCTGGCCGGGAAAACATCCGTGCCCCCGGCGATCACACCCTGATTGGGCTGTGACGCAAGTGAAAGTGCGGTTTCCAAATCTGACGGGCGAACATAGGGCACGGGCGCTAAGCCTTCGATTGTTTGCATACGAATGATATGCACAGGATGAGTCTTGTCAACAGACAAGCGCCACCGTTTTTGACTCTCTCAGTCTCAACCAGCGAAAACCGCGCGTCGGCGCCGCCGCAAAACTCTGTGGATTTATGAAGAAATCACCACGCTGACCCGCAGCTTACCGGCAAATGCCATTGCCCTAACACCTTACAAATTAACCAATAGTTCATTGATTGCAGCATTTGCCGCACAAATTTGACCTTTTGGGAAAGAAATGCAGAGAAATGGGCGCAAGGCCACAAATTCGACATATTGGCCGCTAAAACAGCATGGGTACAATTGTGAAAACAACAGATGGGATATGCAGGTGTTACGGTATTGGGTTTCCGGGTTCGTTTTGGTCTTTAGTGTCGCCGCATTGAAGACGTTTCTTGTCGTTGCCTTCGCCTTGGAGCAGGCAGGTACAAAAATGGCGACAATCGTAGGGCTGTTTGCGCTGTTCTTTGCGCTGACCAGCGCGGTTGCCTATCTTTGCTTCAAGCAGGTTGCCTCCTACCAAGACAAAATGCGCAAGAAGCAAAAACAGGCTGCGTCAGAGTTTGCCGCCCCCGCCGCCAAAGAAAGCGTTATTGCCCGCTATGCCCCAGAATGGGGTCTGTCGCAGGCCGAAGCCGATGTGGCTATTTTTGTCGCCAAAGGTTTTTCCAACAGTGAAGTTGCAGAAATGCGCGGCTGTGCCATTGCGACAATCAAATCGCAACTCAGCAGCATTTATCAAAAGTCCGGGATGGGATCGCGGTATCAGTTGATCGCTTTTGTCACGGATGAAATCTGTGCCATCGCAAATGAAACCAA
This DNA window, taken from Sulfitobacter pacificus, encodes the following:
- a CDS encoding molybdopterin-dependent oxidoreductase, with the protein product MNDVSFSLNGKAVTTQPATGARLSETLRETLDGRDVKIGCNAGDCGACTVLLDGQPICACLTPTQQVSGQAVETLAGLHVSDPVAQMLGERFQDHGAAQCGICTPGMMVAAVALLREDPTPSEQAVKDALGGVLCRCTGYRKIIDAVMGRPAVLKDDGGVVGDSIRRLDGADKVAGVERFSDDVAPVGTLEILVIRSPFARAGFRFGDLAAWAAATDGVEAVLTAADVPGRNVFGVIPQFVDQPVFAETETRFRGEAVAAVVGTPAAIKALAPDDFPVTWSELPAATDIQTAQGSAAATLHEDRTGNVMCGGFVQCGDAKAALARAEVVVEGHFNSGFVEHGYIEPEAGFAQMVGDRVEIYAGTQAPVMDRDSLEIILGLDASKIRIVPTGIGGGFGSKLDLSVQPYLALATMKTGKPVRLTYSRRESMQSSTKRHPSDIQLRIGADRSGKVCGFDFYGEFDTGAYASWGPTVANRVPVHASGPYRITDYRAESKGIHTHNPPAGAFRGFGVPQSAIAQESLFDVLAEKLGMDPLEFRILNALENHVPTVCGQVFSQGVGIGKCLESLRTAWSAERGAAERFNATSETYKRGVGVAAGWYGCGNTSLPNPSTIKSGITPEGRVVLHQGAMDIGQGANTVIAQIFATALGVPTISVQLVGPDTDVTPDAGKTSASRQTYVSGAAARLSGLALRALVLKRMNVSEGAVLSFSEGLAVALDGGKTHRLDLATLETDAEGFAFCAIETYDPPTKPLDANGQGAPYAQFGYAAHLVVVEVDMKLGTVKPLKFVASHDVGQAINPLLVEGQVQGGIAQGLGMALMEEYLPGRTENLHDYLIPTIGDMPPVETIIIEEPDAHGPYGAKGLGEHVLIPTAPAILNAIYAATGARITQVPATPAIVRAAIKRVQS
- a CDS encoding 6-hydroxynicotinate reductase: MSRPERTKPEKIRCDACPVLCFIADGKSGACDRYANHAGELVRLDPLTIVETADAPLVPFMKDGAEWDGDIVKGNRPFVTAVGAGTTYPDYKPAPFIVSQDIDGVDMVTVVTEGIFSYCGVKVKIDTDRHIGDERDIVYAQGEAIGHVMTSEYGSKMLSLGGVEHLTGGSKKEGRATCAALLALCNREAVTLSIGDGDHATEVIVQAGQAPVINGDTERLMRVGCGSATIGMFAKQWLGLVDDVVVVDDHITGVLSEHEAGKQLDLPATGIKIKGRRSTPGRYFQVAEPGTGWGGTDIDDPLTILGPFNPKVARAGMRLLMVSTTGEQFAYYELDEALEPQPHDLPTALRKSTDLIAENCEPSVCSVLFMGGAGGSLRAGVTENPVRLTRSVKDALTHVSCGGAKPYVWPGGGITVMVDVLDMPEMSFGYVPTPALVAPIEFTLRASDYAALGGYVDQVKTVAQIETASARRVQRGTQGHDPLAAQHYHWTKADKG
- a CDS encoding helix-turn-helix transcriptional regulator, with the translated sequence MATIVGLFALFFALTSAVAYLCFKQVASYQDKMRKKQKQAASEFAAPAAKESVIARYAPEWGLSQAEADVAIFVAKGFSNSEVAEMRGCAIATIKSQLSSIYQKSGMGSRYQLIAFVTDEICAIANETKTEQRQRTSSVPTRRILPLVGRNKNSEQAALQA
- a CDS encoding FAD binding domain-containing protein — translated: MPYVRPSDLETALSLASQPNQGVIAGGTDVFPASQQGQRFQNLLDLTAVRELAGITLSESGIRIGAAARWRDVIDADLPAAFDGLKQAARQVGSVQIQNSATVAGNLCNASPAADGVPPLLTLDASVEVASAARGIRRLPLDAFILGVRQTALQPDEIMTAIMVPTPPENAGSSFEKLGSRTYLVISIAMVAALVFKDAGGRITFARIAVGACSPVAQRLRRLEVSCIGKRPEEISVTADHLADLTPIDDVRGSAAYRLDAVAELCQRAVKGAAR